In Cytobacillus oceanisediminis, the following proteins share a genomic window:
- a CDS encoding MurR/RpiR family transcriptional regulator translates to MVHDNLYCFARIKTHYAKFSDKEKKIADYILEHPEKIVHSSINQLADDLGIADSTVFRFCKRIGFKGYQALKIALASEIVTPIKDIHETINEDDGILTVSEKVFRSNIKTLEDTLGIIGGGAFEKAVDLILNANKVEFVGSGGSSIIAMDAYHKFIRTGITVLANSDSHLQLMSASQLTENDVAVFISHSGTTKDVIQVLNVAKQNKVQTIAITNFAKSPLSQNVDISLFTVAEETDYRSEALSSRIAQLSIIDALYVNVMMARKEDGKKALHKMRNAISVKRI, encoded by the coding sequence ATGGTTCATGATAACTTATATTGTTTTGCCCGAATTAAAACACATTATGCAAAATTCAGCGATAAAGAAAAAAAGATTGCAGATTATATTCTTGAACACCCTGAAAAAATCGTCCACAGCTCCATTAACCAGCTTGCTGATGACCTTGGCATAGCTGACTCAACCGTATTCCGTTTTTGCAAGCGGATTGGCTTTAAAGGCTATCAGGCTCTTAAAATAGCATTGGCATCGGAAATCGTTACACCTATTAAGGATATTCATGAAACCATTAATGAAGATGATGGAATCCTGACTGTTTCGGAAAAGGTGTTCCGCTCCAATATCAAGACCCTTGAAGATACCCTTGGAATCATTGGCGGGGGGGCTTTTGAAAAAGCAGTGGACCTAATATTGAATGCAAATAAAGTCGAATTTGTCGGGAGCGGCGGATCCAGTATTATCGCCATGGATGCTTACCACAAATTTATCCGCACCGGCATTACTGTGCTGGCAAACAGCGATTCGCATTTGCAGCTGATGTCGGCTTCGCAGCTGACCGAGAATGATGTGGCAGTTTTTATTTCTCACTCCGGCACAACAAAGGATGTCATTCAGGTTCTTAATGTGGCAAAACAAAATAAGGTGCAAACCATTGCCATTACAAATTTTGCAAAATCACCGCTCAGCCAGAATGTTGATATCTCACTTTTTACAGTAGCTGAAGAAACCGATTACCGCTCTGAGGCCCTATCTTCCCGGATTGCCCAGCTAAGTATTATTGACGCGCTATATGTGAACGTCATGATGGCAAGAAAAGAAGATGGCAAAAAAGCACTCCACAAGATGCGGAATGCTATTTCAGTTAAGAGGATTTAA
- a CDS encoding M20 family metallopeptidase, translating into MFANLKTMNLSQQAEYLTKALVQMKSYNHSDGERHKADFLKEIIHSYPSFNDNDNLVWTQEIPGDELGRKNVFAFLKGRSRSKKTTIYLAHLDTVGTEDFGPIQGLAHDPDKLQEFFVQYGSDPEVQEDARSNEWLFGRGALDMQSGIAVHLANLLFFSENPDELAGNLLVMFNADEEGEHKGSRAALSELLRLKEKMGLEYLAAINNDFISPLYDGDTTKYIYTGTAGKILPCFSIFGREAHAGESLAGIDPTLIAAELTARISQNFQLTEKLEGELVLPPSCLYMRDDKKRYDVQTAVGCRVYFNYFFYEKPLKQLSKELGMIAEDAAIAVEDRLKGAYKDFRTVNKLPERQLDWGTEVTALDDFLVYLEEKGIDTVSVMEEARKQSSLDETDARMIAFDIVEALHQSDPEKKPRVVLFYGTPFLPANTVDVNTERGIFLKNCLEEVLSEEAKKTGETFKVRKYFPYLSDGSFLSFDGSDEDIQSLKKNFPAIKSLFPIPLKAMRDLNIPVINLGVYGKAGHKWTERVYKPYTFEVLPEIIRKLTRRILQKPGS; encoded by the coding sequence ATGTTTGCAAATCTTAAAACAATGAACTTGAGTCAGCAGGCCGAATATTTAACAAAGGCCCTTGTGCAGATGAAGAGCTACAATCATTCGGATGGAGAAAGGCATAAAGCTGATTTTTTAAAAGAAATAATACACTCGTACCCATCTTTTAATGATAATGATAATTTAGTATGGACTCAGGAAATACCTGGTGATGAATTGGGCCGCAAGAATGTGTTTGCCTTCCTCAAGGGGCGCTCCAGAAGCAAAAAGACTACTATATATCTGGCGCATTTAGACACGGTGGGCACAGAGGATTTTGGGCCGATTCAGGGACTGGCCCATGATCCGGATAAGCTCCAGGAGTTTTTTGTACAATATGGCTCTGATCCTGAAGTGCAGGAAGATGCCCGGTCTAATGAGTGGCTTTTTGGCAGAGGGGCATTGGATATGCAGAGCGGAATTGCTGTCCATCTGGCCAATCTCCTGTTTTTCTCGGAAAATCCAGACGAATTGGCCGGCAATTTGCTTGTCATGTTCAATGCTGATGAAGAGGGTGAGCATAAAGGAAGCAGAGCTGCTCTATCCGAATTGCTGAGGCTGAAAGAAAAAATGGGTCTGGAATATTTGGCTGCAATAAATAATGATTTTATCTCACCATTGTATGATGGGGACACCACGAAGTATATATACACAGGCACAGCAGGGAAAATCTTGCCATGTTTCTCCATTTTCGGAAGGGAGGCTCATGCAGGTGAAAGTCTTGCCGGGATTGATCCTACATTGATTGCTGCAGAGCTGACTGCCCGTATAAGCCAGAATTTTCAGCTGACTGAGAAACTTGAAGGAGAGCTGGTGCTTCCGCCAAGCTGTTTATATATGAGAGATGATAAAAAACGCTATGACGTTCAGACGGCAGTCGGCTGCCGGGTTTACTTCAATTACTTCTTCTACGAAAAACCCCTGAAGCAGCTTTCGAAAGAACTGGGGATGATTGCCGAAGATGCAGCCATCGCAGTAGAGGACCGGCTGAAAGGTGCCTATAAAGATTTTCGGACTGTCAATAAGCTGCCGGAAAGACAGCTGGACTGGGGAACAGAAGTGACGGCTTTAGATGATTTTCTTGTATATCTCGAAGAGAAGGGCATAGATACAGTGAGTGTTATGGAAGAAGCAAGGAAGCAAAGTTCGCTTGATGAAACCGATGCCAGAATGATTGCTTTTGATATTGTAGAAGCTTTACACCAATCAGACCCCGAGAAGAAACCTAGAGTGGTCTTATTTTATGGAACACCTTTTCTTCCTGCCAACACGGTTGATGTGAATACAGAAAGAGGGATCTTTTTGAAAAATTGCCTGGAGGAAGTGCTCTCTGAAGAAGCTAAGAAAACAGGTGAGACATTCAAGGTCCGCAAATATTTCCCCTACTTATCTGATGGAAGCTTCCTATCTTTTGACGGCTCGGATGAGGATATACAATCTCTTAAAAAGAACTTTCCTGCTATAAAAAGCCTTTTTCCAATTCCATTAAAGGCAATGAGAGATTTAAATATTCCTGTCATTAACCTCGGAGTTTATGGGAAGGCTGGCCATAAGTGGACAGAGCGGGTTTATAAACCATATACTTTTGAAGTTTTGCCTGAGATTATCCGAAAGCTTACAAGAAGAATACTTCAAAAGCCGGGAAGCTAG
- a CDS encoding HAD family hydrolase, protein MIKAVIFDFDGTIVDTESLWYEVFKQTLSEDYGFELGLEDFAQGIGTTDDILFNYIDSKLGIQINRESVQEKTEKAFQSQRDILILREGIQDLIEKCIEKGLKLGVASSSGRDWVKHYLNHFGIEGHFQTLKTKEDVEKVKPDPALYIKALEEMGVEPEESLAIEDSVNGSIAAVQAGMHCAAVPNDVTHFLSFHEKVMRYKAFSEIPIDELITEKGKG, encoded by the coding sequence ATGATAAAGGCTGTAATTTTTGATTTTGATGGAACCATTGTAGACACAGAGTCTTTATGGTATGAGGTCTTTAAACAAACCCTGTCAGAAGATTATGGATTTGAGCTTGGGCTGGAGGATTTTGCGCAGGGCATTGGCACCACAGATGATATTCTATTTAATTATATTGACAGTAAATTAGGCATCCAAATTAATCGTGAATCTGTTCAGGAGAAAACAGAAAAAGCATTTCAGAGTCAGAGGGATATTTTAATTTTGAGGGAAGGGATTCAGGACCTAATAGAAAAGTGCATTGAAAAAGGCCTTAAGCTTGGAGTTGCATCCAGCTCCGGCAGGGATTGGGTTAAGCATTATCTGAACCATTTTGGAATTGAGGGTCATTTTCAAACGCTCAAAACAAAAGAAGATGTTGAAAAAGTAAAGCCTGATCCGGCTCTTTACATAAAAGCACTAGAAGAAATGGGCGTCGAGCCGGAAGAAAGTCTGGCCATTGAAGATTCCGTAAATGGATCAATCGCAGCTGTTCAGGCAGGAATGCACTGTGCGGCTGTTCCAAATGATGTGACGCATTTTCTCTCTTTTCATGAAAAGGTAATGCGGTATAAAGCTTTCTCTGAAATTCCCATTGATGAACTGATAACAGAAAAAGGCAAGGGATAA
- the gnd gene encoding phosphogluconate dehydrogenase (NAD(+)-dependent, decarboxylating): protein MQVGMIGLGKMGYNLSLNLKDHGHEVTAFDKDNNIIEKISAEGIKGVPSIAELVNNLTKPRVIWMMVPAGDITEAVIEETSALLEEGDILIDGGNSNYKETLRRAEMLQKKGIYFFDCGTSGGMEGARNGACTMIGGDAEVFKTIEPIFKDITVENGYMYAGRTGSGHFLKMVHNGIEYGMMQAIAEGFEILEKSPFDYDYEKVAKVWNNGSVIRSWLMELTENAFSKDAKLDGLKGVMHSSGEGKWTVETALDLQTAAPVITMSLMMRYRSLAEDTFSGKVVAALRNEFGGHAVEKK from the coding sequence ATGCAAGTAGGAATGATCGGTCTAGGAAAGATGGGATACAACTTATCCCTGAATTTGAAAGACCATGGACATGAAGTGACAGCATTTGATAAAGACAATAATATAATCGAAAAAATTTCTGCTGAAGGGATTAAAGGAGTCCCATCTATTGCGGAATTGGTAAACAATCTTACAAAGCCGCGTGTGATATGGATGATGGTGCCTGCAGGTGATATTACAGAGGCAGTTATTGAGGAGACATCAGCACTTCTCGAAGAAGGCGATATATTAATCGATGGAGGTAACTCCAATTATAAGGAAACGCTGCGCAGAGCTGAAATGCTTCAGAAAAAAGGAATTTACTTCTTCGATTGCGGAACTAGCGGCGGTATGGAAGGTGCACGCAATGGTGCATGCACAATGATTGGCGGAGATGCGGAAGTATTTAAAACGATTGAGCCAATTTTTAAGGATATTACTGTGGAAAACGGCTATATGTATGCCGGAAGAACAGGAAGCGGCCATTTTCTGAAAATGGTACATAACGGAATTGAGTACGGCATGATGCAGGCAATTGCGGAGGGATTTGAAATCCTTGAAAAGAGCCCGTTTGACTATGATTATGAAAAAGTCGCTAAAGTTTGGAATAACGGTTCTGTCATTCGTTCATGGCTAATGGAACTAACTGAAAATGCATTCTCGAAGGATGCTAAGCTTGATGGCCTTAAAGGTGTCATGCATTCATCCGGAGAAGGGAAGTGGACGGTTGAAACAGCCCTTGATCTTCAGACAGCCGCTCCAGTCATTACCATGTCATTAATGATGCGCTACCGCTCTCTGGCAGAAGATACATTCTCGGGTAAAGTGGTCGCTGCATTAAGAAATGAATTTGGCGGACATGCAGTAGAAAAGAAATAA